One Phocaeicola dorei genomic region harbors:
- a CDS encoding alpha-L-rhamnosidase C-terminal domain-containing protein has translation MELLPAIRKSIIAFALLPALLYAGIPPTLQSDASQRMTKDIMDRAYITPKRIVTKYAGCKNNLIKNEHYLLERGNGQSEMNRKKCCIMTSTETEKASLLLDFDSELHGGLKLVMGSSNRREPSLVRIRFGESVGEANSTTSNSEWKVGFSTDDHAKRDIIMEIPRDGMIEIGNTGFRFVRLDLLQNNATISLKEISAILRYRDIPYLGSFECNDQRLNKIWITGAYTVHLNMQEFLWDGIKRDRVVWLGDMHPELMAVSRVFGYNEVIPNSLDLACKQFPLPNWMNGMSAYSLWYLINQYEWYHQTGDIDFLKKHSDYISGLIHLINEKVDDAGNETLAPARFLDWPSSGNKAGVEAGYRALIVWAMQDAHQLSLKLGNTSDAQLCLDIINRMKKKILPHNNLKQAASLMAIAGLMDPQQACDEVVSVGGGKGFSTFYGYYMLETLAKAGEYEKAIDIINTFWGAMLDLGATTFWEDFNLDWIPNAAPIDEPVPAGKKDIHGDFGAYCYPGFRHSLCHGWSSGPTTWLSDHVLGIKIVNVERKQISIEPHLGKLEWAKGTYPTPWGVIEVSHEKKADGKIATKVKLPKGVKQI, from the coding sequence ATGGAACTATTACCAGCAATCAGAAAAAGCATAATTGCATTCGCTCTGTTACCCGCACTTCTATATGCAGGTATCCCTCCCACCCTACAAAGCGATGCCTCACAAAGAATGACCAAAGATATCATGGACCGCGCTTACATCACCCCCAAACGTATTGTTACCAAATATGCAGGATGTAAGAATAATCTAATAAAAAACGAACACTATTTGTTAGAGCGTGGAAACGGCCAATCGGAAATGAACAGAAAAAAATGTTGCATAATGACCTCTACTGAAACAGAGAAGGCATCCTTATTACTGGATTTCGACAGTGAACTGCATGGAGGATTAAAGCTCGTCATGGGCAGTTCCAACCGTAGGGAGCCTTCTTTGGTAAGAATACGTTTCGGAGAATCTGTTGGAGAAGCCAACAGTACCACTTCAAATTCCGAATGGAAAGTGGGATTTTCAACAGACGATCATGCCAAACGTGATATCATCATGGAAATTCCCCGTGACGGCATGATTGAAATAGGTAATACCGGTTTCCGCTTTGTCCGCCTCGACTTGCTGCAAAACAACGCCACTATCTCTTTAAAAGAAATTTCAGCTATCCTGCGCTACCGTGATATTCCTTATCTGGGATCTTTTGAATGCAACGACCAACGTTTAAACAAAATATGGATTACCGGAGCCTATACTGTCCACTTGAATATGCAGGAGTTTTTATGGGATGGCATCAAACGTGACCGGGTAGTCTGGCTGGGCGATATGCATCCTGAATTAATGGCTGTCAGCCGTGTTTTCGGATACAATGAGGTAATTCCCAACAGTCTGGACCTGGCCTGCAAACAATTTCCGTTACCCAATTGGATGAATGGCATGAGTGCATACAGCCTATGGTATCTGATCAACCAATATGAATGGTATCACCAGACTGGTGATATTGATTTTTTAAAGAAACATTCCGACTATATCAGCGGATTAATCCATCTGATAAATGAGAAAGTGGATGATGCGGGAAATGAAACGTTAGCACCTGCCCGCTTTTTGGACTGGCCATCCAGCGGAAATAAAGCCGGAGTTGAGGCAGGCTATCGCGCACTGATCGTATGGGCTATGCAAGATGCACATCAATTGTCTTTAAAACTTGGTAACACTTCTGATGCTCAATTATGTCTGGACATTATCAACCGGATGAAAAAAAAGATATTACCTCACAACAATCTGAAACAGGCAGCTTCATTAATGGCCATCGCTGGATTGATGGATCCCCAACAGGCTTGCGATGAAGTTGTCTCTGTCGGTGGTGGAAAAGGTTTTTCCACTTTTTACGGGTATTATATGCTGGAAACATTAGCCAAAGCAGGTGAGTATGAGAAAGCAATAGATATCATTAACACTTTCTGGGGGGCCATGCTGGATTTGGGAGCAACCACGTTTTGGGAAGATTTCAATCTGGACTGGATTCCTAATGCCGCTCCTATAGACGAACCTGTTCCAGCCGGAAAAAAAGACATACATGGCGATTTCGGCGCCTATTGCTATCCCGGATTCCGTCACAGCCTTTGCCACGGGTGGTCCTCAGGACCTACCACATGGCTGTCAGATCATGTATTAGGTATAAAAATCGTGAACGTGGAACGCAAGCAGATCAGTATTGAGCCACACCTAGGTAAATTAGAATGGGCTAAAGGCACTTATCCCACCCCTTGGGGCGTGATAGAAGTCAGCCACGAGAAGAAAGCCGATGGTAAAATCGCAACCAAAGTGAAACTTCCGAAAGGTGTAAAACAAATTTAA
- a CDS encoding alpha/beta hydrolase family protein yields MKNIMIWIMLLLSITYTDAQNGKSPRKDYAKLANYDESKVPQYTLPSVLMCHDGEMVQTKEQWEQKRRPEILNLFTTYMFGKAPVLKHKLPCTVSRINEKALNGCATRKEITIQLTDDPQGPHIDLQLYLPNHVSGKIPVFLGISFMPNYTIYDDPDLSVPEITDEKMKKRSFRGSMDKSWQLDKILEHGYGLATFCYNDVDPDFDDDFQNGVHPYYYEKGQNFPDPDQWGSIAAWAWGMSRAMDYLETDKKVDAKKIAVIGHSRLGKTAVWAGASDPRFALVISGNSGCCGVAISRRCFGETVEAMNVRFPHWFCGNYKQFNDREKYLPFDQHELVALIAPRPIYIASAEEDNWSDQKGEFLGGKGAEPVYALYGLNGIGCEEMPPVDTPYMNGSIAYHNRKGPHAILPYDWEQFLRFADKYFKNK; encoded by the coding sequence ATGAAAAACATAATGATATGGATTATGCTCCTCTTGAGTATAACTTATACTGACGCCCAAAATGGGAAGTCTCCTAGAAAAGACTATGCCAAATTAGCTAATTATGATGAAAGTAAGGTTCCGCAATATACCTTACCTTCCGTATTAATGTGTCACGACGGAGAAATGGTTCAGACCAAGGAACAATGGGAGCAAAAACGCCGCCCCGAAATTTTAAACCTGTTCACGACTTACATGTTTGGCAAAGCACCTGTATTAAAACACAAACTGCCTTGTACAGTCAGTCGGATCAATGAAAAAGCTCTGAACGGATGTGCCACCCGGAAAGAAATAACCATCCAATTAACAGACGATCCACAGGGTCCCCACATTGACTTGCAACTGTATCTTCCTAATCATGTATCAGGAAAAATTCCGGTTTTTCTAGGTATCAGCTTCATGCCCAATTACACGATATATGATGATCCCGATTTATCTGTCCCCGAAATAACAGATGAAAAAATGAAGAAAAGATCTTTCAGGGGATCAATGGACAAATCCTGGCAGCTTGATAAAATTTTGGAACACGGATATGGTCTGGCCACTTTCTGTTATAATGATGTGGATCCCGATTTTGACGATGACTTCCAAAATGGTGTGCATCCTTATTATTATGAGAAAGGGCAGAATTTCCCAGATCCGGATCAATGGGGTTCCATTGCAGCTTGGGCATGGGGCATGAGCCGTGCCATGGATTATCTGGAAACAGACAAAAAAGTGGATGCCAAAAAAATCGCCGTGATAGGTCATTCTCGTCTTGGCAAAACCGCTGTCTGGGCCGGAGCCTCCGATCCGCGTTTTGCTTTAGTCATATCCGGGAATTCAGGATGTTGTGGAGTTGCCATCTCACGTCGTTGTTTTGGTGAGACTGTAGAAGCCATGAATGTACGTTTTCCTCATTGGTTCTGCGGTAATTATAAACAATTTAACGACCGGGAAAAATACTTGCCTTTCGACCAGCACGAACTCGTTGCCCTGATTGCTCCAAGACCTATATATATCGCCAGTGCAGAAGAAGACAACTGGTCCGACCAAAAAGGTGAATTTCTAGGAGGTAAAGGAGCTGAACCTGTATATGCCCTCTATGGCTTAAACGGAATAGGTTGTGAAGAAATGCCTCCTGTGGATACACCTTACATGAATGGCTCTATCGCATACCACAATCGCAAAGGGCCTCACGCTATTCTTCCATACGATTGGGAACAATTTCTTCGTTTTGCTGACAAATATTTTAAAAACAAATAA
- a CDS encoding silent information regulator protein Sir2: MMKNKNLLIGLCSVLLLLSISINMTAQDSRERTYYYEILEPRHEPKPKIKGFATERVKENLDRGLTATSSVDGKGIYLSWRLLEQDKTDTPFHLYRSANGKTQRLSKNPIKNTCDFVDQTPVAGKATYWICALDKKKKVINTSSKLDVDCSLLKNYQSIKLNRNIKAGKIAVADLNGDGIYDYIIRTPEKNVDPGMPGTLDGSTYQIEAYLSDGTFLWSKDLGQGIEPGVWYSPFIAYDFNGDGKAEIALKTAPETTKRNEKGRVDSGEEYLSVWDGMTGKEIARVDWPERNDRYGNLVRQNRNQIGMAYLDGKTPYILACRGTYKLMTVDAWQLKDNKLERAWRWDGDEENPVVRSMGSHNMVCGDVDGDGKDEILLGSCMLDDNGTLLWSTGLGHPDKIYLTDIDPDRPGMEVFLCLEPWHENGRGVCVVDARTGQPVWNIGHKTFHVGDGMVADFDPVHKGLECFASEDRKGGSTDKYLLSADGKPLGKNEEVPSCRNWAWWDGDLLRETFKGDDNRWGASSSSNGRSLSIVKWKGETLTQDIEGDILMIADLYGDWREEIITALPGEIRIYTTNLPAKDRRTTLMQDGIYRSYVAHRSMGYPQAPVPSYYLGE; this comes from the coding sequence ATGATGAAAAACAAGAACCTACTTATAGGATTATGCTCGGTACTGCTGTTGCTTAGCATATCAATAAACATGACAGCTCAGGACTCGCGTGAACGTACATATTATTATGAAATACTAGAACCACGCCATGAGCCCAAACCGAAAATCAAAGGTTTTGCAACAGAAAGAGTAAAAGAGAACTTAGACAGAGGGTTAACGGCCACCTCATCTGTAGACGGGAAAGGTATCTACCTCAGTTGGAGGCTATTGGAACAAGATAAAACAGACACTCCCTTCCACCTCTACCGTTCTGCAAACGGCAAGACACAGCGCCTATCAAAAAATCCAATTAAAAACACCTGTGACTTTGTTGACCAAACTCCCGTTGCCGGAAAAGCAACCTATTGGATCTGTGCATTAGATAAAAAGAAAAAAGTGATTAACACATCTTCCAAATTGGATGTGGACTGTTCTTTATTGAAAAACTATCAATCCATTAAATTGAACCGTAATATAAAAGCAGGCAAAATAGCCGTTGCTGATTTGAACGGGGATGGTATTTACGATTATATCATTCGTACCCCAGAAAAAAATGTGGATCCCGGAATGCCCGGTACTCTGGATGGTTCAACTTACCAAATTGAGGCTTATTTAAGTGACGGCACTTTTTTATGGTCTAAAGATTTAGGACAAGGTATTGAGCCCGGTGTTTGGTACTCCCCTTTCATCGCATACGACTTCAATGGAGATGGCAAAGCAGAAATTGCCTTAAAAACAGCTCCGGAAACGACCAAACGAAATGAAAAAGGACGGGTAGACTCCGGTGAAGAATATCTAAGTGTATGGGATGGAATGACCGGAAAAGAAATTGCCCGCGTGGACTGGCCTGAACGGAATGACAGGTATGGAAATCTGGTCCGGCAAAACCGTAACCAAATAGGAATGGCCTATCTGGACGGCAAGACTCCTTATATATTGGCATGTCGTGGCACTTACAAACTGATGACTGTAGATGCATGGCAACTGAAAGATAACAAACTGGAACGTGCATGGCGATGGGACGGTGATGAAGAAAATCCCGTAGTAAGAAGCATGGGTTCCCATAATATGGTATGTGGTGATGTGGATGGAGATGGAAAAGATGAAATTCTATTAGGCTCATGCATGCTTGATGATAACGGGACTTTACTATGGTCTACCGGATTAGGACACCCTGATAAAATCTATCTGACTGATATCGACCCGGATCGTCCGGGTATGGAAGTGTTCCTTTGTCTGGAACCTTGGCACGAGAACGGACGTGGCGTTTGTGTTGTGGATGCCAGAACAGGACAACCGGTATGGAATATCGGTCATAAGACATTCCATGTAGGCGATGGGATGGTTGCTGATTTTGATCCGGTCCATAAAGGTCTGGAATGTTTTGCCAGCGAAGACCGTAAAGGAGGCAGCACAGACAAATATCTACTTTCGGCTGACGGTAAACCCTTAGGTAAAAATGAGGAAGTGCCCTCCTGCCGTAATTGGGCCTGGTGGGACGGTGACTTATTGCGTGAAACATTTAAAGGAGATGATAACCGATGGGGGGCAAGTTCCTCTTCAAACGGTCGTTCACTAAGTATTGTAAAATGGAAAGGAGAAACACTAACACAAGATATTGAAGGTGATATCTTAATGATTGCAGATTTATATGGAGACTGGCGTGAAGAAATAATAACCGCATTACCCGGTGAAATACGTATCTACACAACCAATCTTCCGGCAAAAGACCGTCGTACCACATTGATGCAGGACGGAATATATAGAAGCTATGTAGCTCATCGTTCCATGGGATACCCACAAGCTCCTGTCCCCTCCTATTATTTAGGAGAATAA
- a CDS encoding glycosyl hydrolase, with the protein MQKILLFIASLFYFNFLFSKNEIKSWQGIHETPLSRLEQQFAEPPVEFANHVIWGWEGKMDKKTICNDLDSIKKKGFRAVIFEAGYKLPFKYLSEEWFKAIRTGVVEAKKRDMKVWIIDEGKYPSGFAGGKFSQERPDLRMQALVIGDTIQIKRGEVMTNHKIAPEIISAVAVSTSGAPNRTVEINNGKISFNAGLDDWKILLVKSDFRTAVTRAVNNPNGGKDATNSLCDYLNPVAVQQFIDWTHKQYKKYLGKELGTTVLGFRGDEPDYAHLPWTPSIVQTFKDTKGYDPTPYLASFFTASPTIQEQRVKADYWDVWSSLFATHFFKLQADWCAANGVAHITHLNKEHEMPACVKAEGDYFRALSKVQIPGVDAIWNQIWPSTLNDFPKLASSVAHVYGKPRAFSESFAAYHISPTIPQAKFVVDHQIARGINFFEFMFWLAGSKHRNWMSDPGMKGLNEYTNRTTYLMSQGKPGARIAMYYPTSTMWLGNNEVYKDIVTLTQQLLTHQRDFDYINDDAFTEALTIGPGYLENKSSQRYETLIIPSSDVISVSAWKVIETFSSRGGKVLFWGKKPASFIDKNFTAPGSLSDLTNSRIEPSTRWTAHVSSSLPEPEMKIISPDNDSIRYTRRVMPDGDLYFIFNEGNKATEFTADFDKVGVVKEWNATDGTLQPINATIVNNRTRLTIKLEAWESKLISIGKNNREYNIKEYGVKGNGYSETATLQRIINEAAHNGGGTIVIPAGEYLSGALFFPRGVDLRIEKNAKLISTVDPNEFPVIPTRFEGIEKRWRCAFLNFDHSDGVKVYGEGVIDGKGVEWKKIPFGNSGRPRLVCFTDCPGGKISGLKMINQASWCLHVLYTNGFTIDGIDIRALEYIPSSDGIDIDSSNDILITSTRIEAHDDCISIKSGRDEDGRRVGRPSENILIENCHFAYGHGGVAMGSEISGDIRNVTIRSCLMDNENWSPLRFKSQPSRGGTVENITFEDIIIKGARSIFDINMEWRMVPPLLPAHYPLTCLRNIHFKNINGEAQSAGTMYGFKEAPFGNDTFFFENCHIKAQKGLSISNVANVNFKGLELEIKEGEKIYERSANKDK; encoded by the coding sequence ATGCAAAAGATACTATTATTTATTGCTTCCCTTTTTTATTTCAACTTCTTATTTTCAAAAAATGAAATAAAATCCTGGCAAGGCATTCATGAAACACCCCTTTCCCGTCTAGAACAACAATTTGCAGAACCTCCTGTGGAATTTGCCAACCATGTAATATGGGGTTGGGAAGGGAAAATGGATAAAAAGACTATTTGCAATGACTTGGATTCTATCAAAAAGAAAGGATTCCGTGCCGTAATATTTGAAGCAGGTTACAAACTACCTTTCAAATATCTTTCCGAAGAATGGTTTAAAGCAATTCGCACCGGAGTAGTTGAAGCCAAAAAACGAGACATGAAAGTCTGGATTATTGATGAAGGAAAATATCCCAGCGGATTTGCAGGAGGAAAATTCTCACAGGAACGTCCCGATTTGAGAATGCAAGCTCTTGTGATAGGTGATACCATACAGATAAAACGGGGAGAAGTAATGACAAACCATAAAATAGCACCGGAAATCATCAGTGCGGTAGCCGTCAGTACATCCGGCGCTCCTAACAGAACTGTAGAAATTAATAATGGAAAAATAAGTTTCAACGCCGGGCTGGATGACTGGAAGATCCTATTAGTCAAAAGCGACTTTCGGACGGCTGTAACCCGAGCCGTTAATAATCCTAATGGCGGTAAAGATGCCACTAATTCTCTGTGTGATTATCTGAACCCTGTTGCCGTACAACAATTCATTGATTGGACACACAAACAGTATAAAAAATATCTTGGTAAAGAGCTGGGTACCACCGTACTTGGTTTCCGGGGAGATGAACCCGATTATGCACATTTACCTTGGACTCCTTCCATTGTCCAAACATTCAAAGATACAAAAGGGTACGATCCGACTCCCTATCTAGCCTCCTTTTTTACCGCTTCGCCTACCATACAGGAACAAAGAGTAAAAGCCGATTATTGGGATGTCTGGTCCAGCTTGTTTGCCACCCACTTTTTCAAATTACAAGCCGATTGGTGTGCAGCCAATGGAGTAGCCCATATTACCCATCTTAACAAAGAACATGAAATGCCCGCATGTGTAAAAGCTGAAGGAGACTATTTTCGAGCCTTAAGTAAAGTTCAAATACCCGGAGTAGATGCAATCTGGAACCAAATATGGCCCAGTACCCTTAATGATTTCCCCAAACTAGCCTCATCTGTAGCTCATGTTTATGGAAAACCTAGAGCATTCAGCGAAAGTTTTGCAGCTTACCACATCTCTCCTACCATTCCCCAAGCCAAATTTGTTGTAGATCATCAGATTGCCCGAGGGATTAACTTCTTTGAATTCATGTTCTGGCTGGCAGGATCCAAACATCGCAATTGGATGAGTGATCCTGGTATGAAAGGCCTGAATGAATATACAAATCGCACTACTTACCTGATGAGCCAAGGGAAGCCGGGAGCACGGATTGCCATGTATTACCCCACATCTACTATGTGGCTGGGTAACAATGAAGTTTATAAGGATATCGTCACTCTTACCCAACAGCTGTTAACTCATCAACGAGATTTTGACTACATAAACGATGATGCTTTTACGGAAGCACTGACCATAGGTCCCGGCTATCTGGAAAATAAAAGCAGCCAAAGATATGAAACATTGATTATCCCATCATCAGATGTTATTTCCGTATCTGCCTGGAAAGTAATAGAAACATTTTCCTCACGTGGAGGAAAAGTCCTGTTTTGGGGAAAGAAGCCCGCTTCTTTCATTGACAAAAATTTCACTGCTCCTGGTTCCCTATCAGATTTAACCAACAGCAGGATTGAGCCATCCACCAGATGGACAGCACATGTAAGCTCTTCCCTTCCGGAACCAGAAATGAAAATCATTTCACCTGACAATGATTCTATCCGCTACACACGCAGAGTAATGCCCGATGGCGACCTCTACTTCATATTCAATGAAGGGAATAAAGCTACAGAATTTACAGCAGACTTTGATAAAGTAGGAGTTGTAAAAGAATGGAATGCAACAGATGGCACACTCCAACCGATAAATGCAACAATTGTCAATAATCGCACCCGTCTGACCATTAAACTGGAAGCATGGGAAAGCAAGCTCATATCTATCGGAAAAAATAACAGAGAATATAACATTAAAGAATATGGCGTAAAAGGAAATGGCTATTCGGAAACAGCCACTTTACAACGTATCATTAATGAAGCAGCTCACAATGGAGGCGGAACGATAGTTATTCCTGCCGGGGAGTATCTAAGCGGCGCTCTATTCTTCCCACGTGGTGTAGATTTACGTATAGAAAAAAACGCCAAACTAATCAGCACTGTCGACCCCAATGAATTTCCTGTCATCCCTACCCGTTTTGAAGGCATAGAAAAAAGGTGGCGATGTGCTTTCTTGAATTTCGACCATTCAGACGGAGTTAAAGTTTATGGTGAAGGAGTTATTGATGGTAAAGGAGTAGAATGGAAAAAAATTCCATTCGGAAACTCCGGACGCCCCAGACTGGTATGTTTCACAGATTGCCCGGGAGGTAAGATTTCCGGTTTAAAAATGATAAATCAGGCCTCATGGTGTCTTCATGTACTTTACACAAACGGATTCACTATAGATGGAATCGATATCCGTGCATTGGAATATATACCCAGTTCCGATGGCATAGATATCGATTCGTCCAATGATATATTGATTACTTCCACCCGCATTGAGGCACATGATGATTGTATCTCCATCAAATCCGGACGAGACGAGGACGGACGCAGAGTAGGACGTCCCAGTGAAAACATTCTGATAGAGAACTGTCATTTCGCATACGGTCATGGTGGAGTGGCTATGGGCAGTGAAATATCAGGCGACATACGCAATGTGACCATACGTTCCTGCCTGATGGATAACGAAAACTGGAGTCCCTTACGTTTTAAAAGCCAGCCCAGCCGTGGCGGAACTGTGGAAAATATCACTTTTGAAGATATTATCATCAAAGGAGCACGCAGTATCTTTGATATCAATATGGAATGGCGTATGGTTCCTCCGCTTCTACCTGCACATTATCCACTGACCTGTTTGCGCAATATCCATTTCAAGAATATAAATGGAGAAGCACAATCAGCAGGAACCATGTATGGTTTTAAAGAGGCTCCATTCGGAAATGATACATTCTTTTTTGAGAATTGCCATATCAAAGCTCAAAAAGGATTAAGTATCTCAAATGTGGCCAATGTTAATTTTAAAGGTTTGGAACTAGAGATAAAAGAAGGGGAAAAGATTTATGAACGATCTGCAAATAAAGACAAATAG
- a CDS encoding glycoside hydrolase family 88 protein, producing the protein MKKKLILSFFFVALGFGVVKAQDLPDKKETLKTVIKVNNYFMKKYADYRTPSFVKNVTRPSNIWTRGVYYEGLMALYSVYPRDEYYKYAVDWSNYHEWGFRNGTTTRNADDYCASQTYIDLYNICPDPERIRKVKANIDMLVNTPQVNDWWWIDAIQMGMPVFAKLGKLTGEQKYFDKMWDMYEYTRNKHGENGMYNPKEGLWWRDQDFDPPYKEPNGKNCYWSRGNGWVYAALVRVLDEIPTNEKHRADYINDFLTMSKAIKNCQRTDGFWNVSMHDESNFGGKETSGTALFVYGMAWGVRNGLLDRKEYLPVLLEAWNAMVKDAVHPNGFLGLVQGTGKEPKDSQPVTYDKVPDFEDFGVGCFLLAGSEVYKLN; encoded by the coding sequence ATGAAGAAAAAATTAATACTATCATTCTTTTTTGTCGCATTAGGTTTTGGAGTTGTAAAAGCACAAGACTTGCCGGACAAAAAAGAAACGTTGAAGACTGTTATAAAAGTCAATAATTACTTCATGAAGAAGTATGCCGATTATCGTACTCCTTCTTTTGTAAAAAATGTAACGCGTCCTAGTAATATCTGGACACGCGGAGTATATTATGAAGGATTAATGGCTCTTTACTCCGTTTATCCACGCGATGAATATTATAAATATGCTGTCGATTGGTCAAATTACCACGAATGGGGATTTCGCAACGGTACCACCACTCGCAATGCTGATGATTACTGTGCCAGCCAGACTTACATTGATTTATATAACATTTGTCCCGATCCGGAAAGAATCCGTAAGGTCAAAGCTAATATAGATATGCTGGTTAACACTCCTCAAGTAAATGATTGGTGGTGGATTGACGCCATCCAGATGGGAATGCCTGTATTTGCCAAACTTGGAAAATTGACCGGAGAACAAAAATATTTCGACAAGATGTGGGATATGTATGAATATACCCGTAACAAACATGGCGAGAATGGCATGTACAACCCAAAAGAAGGTCTGTGGTGGAGGGACCAAGACTTTGATCCCCCCTACAAAGAACCTAACGGTAAGAATTGCTATTGGAGTCGTGGCAATGGATGGGTATATGCAGCACTGGTACGTGTACTGGATGAAATTCCTACTAATGAAAAACATCGTGCCGACTATATCAATGATTTCCTGACCATGAGTAAAGCTATCAAAAATTGCCAACGCACAGATGGTTTTTGGAATGTAAGTATGCATGACGAATCAAACTTCGGAGGTAAAGAAACCAGTGGCACCGCTTTATTTGTATATGGCATGGCATGGGGGGTACGTAACGGACTGTTGGACAGAAAAGAATACCTGCCAGTCTTGTTGGAAGCATGGAATGCTATGGTGAAAGATGCCGTTCACCCTAACGGCTTCCTAGGACTTGTACAAGGAACCGGAAAAGAACCGAAAGACAGTCAACCTGTCACATACGACAAAGTACCCGATTTTGAAGATTTTGGAGTAGGATGTTTCCTGCTTGCCGGAAGTGAAGTTTACAAATTAAATTAA